From Psychrobacillus sp. FSL K6-2836, a single genomic window includes:
- a CDS encoding MFS transporter: protein MTKDQRKKLFILMINMFIAIGSFGIIIPILPAYLKSIDQGGLAAGLIISIFAGAQLVMSPIAGKWADKYGRRIMIIAGLSGLALSMFVFYFSDSIGILYVSRAIGGVGAALLVPAIFAYVADITSMDQRAKGNSLISAAMSLGIVVGPGIGGFLAEFGLKMPLLVSALVGVVAVIFSTFVLKESKPADVGVPEGKSEPMIKEIAQSFKKPYFIPLVITLVMSFGLLAYESVLGLFVDDQFGASPQDIAWMITATGIVSVIIQLFVVDKVVRRFGEANVLRIFLGVAAFGFLLSILISSYAFFFVITMIIFLSTSILRPVLTTLISKLAGNEQGFAMGMNNAYMSIGNVLGPLLAGVLYDVNIIYPFILGLVVLVITTIGSIIWKGTKKIA from the coding sequence ATGACGAAGGATCAACGAAAGAAATTATTTATATTAATGATTAATATGTTTATTGCTATTGGGAGTTTTGGTATTATTATTCCCATTTTACCTGCTTATTTAAAATCTATCGATCAAGGCGGGCTAGCGGCAGGTCTAATAATTTCCATATTTGCTGGAGCACAGCTTGTGATGTCTCCGATTGCCGGTAAATGGGCAGATAAATACGGGAGAAGAATTATGATTATCGCTGGTCTCAGCGGACTTGCTCTATCTATGTTTGTATTTTACTTCTCAGATTCTATCGGTATCTTGTATGTTTCTCGTGCCATTGGGGGAGTTGGTGCAGCGTTATTAGTTCCAGCCATTTTTGCATATGTGGCGGATATTACTTCGATGGACCAGCGTGCAAAGGGAAATAGTTTAATATCTGCTGCAATGTCCTTGGGTATAGTAGTAGGGCCTGGTATTGGTGGGTTCTTGGCGGAATTTGGCTTAAAAATGCCACTTCTCGTTTCTGCTTTGGTAGGTGTTGTGGCAGTTATCTTTTCCACTTTTGTTCTGAAGGAAAGTAAGCCAGCAGACGTAGGTGTTCCTGAGGGTAAATCAGAACCAATGATAAAAGAAATTGCACAATCATTTAAAAAGCCTTACTTTATCCCGCTTGTTATTACATTAGTAATGAGCTTTGGATTACTTGCCTATGAATCGGTTCTAGGTCTATTTGTTGATGATCAGTTCGGTGCCTCACCGCAGGATATTGCCTGGATGATCACAGCAACTGGAATTGTGAGTGTAATTATTCAATTGTTTGTGGTGGATAAAGTTGTTCGACGTTTCGGTGAAGCAAATGTGTTGAGAATCTTTTTAGGTGTAGCCGCTTTTGGTTTCCTACTTTCGATTTTAATATCGAGCTATGCATTTTTCTTTGTAATTACGATGATCATTTTCCTATCTACTTCCATTTTGCGTCCAGTGCTGACAACATTAATCTCTAAATTAGCTGGAAACGAACAAGGATTTGCGATGGGTATGAACAATGCATATATGAGTATAGGAAATGTATTAGGTCCATTGCTTGCCGGGGTACTATATGATGTGAATATTATTTATCCGTTCATATTAGGGCTAGTCGTATTAGTAATAACGACGATTGGTTCTATTATTTGGAAGGGTACGAAGAAAATAGCGTAA
- a CDS encoding thiol-disulfide oxidoreductase DCC family protein — MPAIVLFDGECNFCDASVQFIIKRDPKGYFQFAAQQSDIGVTLRTKYAVPDTLDSILVIDQHKVYNSSDAALQISKHLNGLWRYLHVLKVIPKPIRNVVYKFIAKNRYAWFGKKDSCMIPPPEIRNRFL; from the coding sequence ATGCCAGCTATCGTTTTGTTTGATGGAGAATGCAATTTTTGTGATGCGAGTGTGCAGTTTATAATTAAGCGAGATCCTAAAGGATATTTCCAGTTTGCGGCGCAGCAAAGTGATATCGGGGTAACGCTCAGGACTAAGTATGCTGTACCTGACACTTTGGATAGTATATTAGTTATTGATCAACATAAGGTGTATAACTCATCAGATGCTGCACTCCAAATTAGCAAACATTTAAATGGGCTTTGGAGGTACTTACATGTGCTGAAGGTAATTCCTAAACCTATACGCAACGTAGTATATAAATTCATAGCAAAAAATCGTTATGCATGGTTTGGGAAAAAAGATAGCTGTATGATTCCACCTCCCGAGATTCGAAATCGTTTCCTGTAA
- the ade gene encoding adenine deaminase, with protein MTIEKEQLEKRILVSQQKQSADFILRNATVADVFSLRWIKADIVVSDGMIVAIDATGSYEAVLEEDAEGKYVIPGLIDGHIHIESSMVTPAEFGRILLPHGITTVITDPHEIANVAGSEGIQFMLDDATNSEMDIHVMLPSSVPATPMEHAGAILQASDLHPFLENDAVLGLAEVMDFPAVLSAESKMMDKLKMAMDAKVIIDGHGSGLNSEQITGYRAAGIQTDHECVTADEALDRVSQGMYVLMREGSAAKNIRDLLPAVNTHNARRFLFCTDDKHLDELLEEGSINHAIRLAINDGMEPLQAIQLATLNAAECYQLTDKGALAPGYIADFLLVESLDDLRAIAVWKNGVKVSQHQGMIMEEYNIQEPSTRLTSTVKLPNLSIDSFAIPFTNDGTANVMEIMPNQITTKKKVMKVPVVNGLFTTSVKQDLLKLAVIERHHSLGTIGLGIVHGFGLKQGAIATTIAHDSHNLIVLGTNDEDMLKASQELEQIQGGFVIVQEGKVLASLSLPIAGLMTNRPAKEIALELEKLHEALYILHPDLDFHLFLTLSFISLPVIPELKLTDSGLFDVVEFKHIPIQVD; from the coding sequence ATGACTATAGAAAAAGAGCAACTTGAGAAAAGGATTCTTGTTTCACAACAAAAACAATCTGCAGATTTTATCCTTCGAAATGCTACTGTTGCAGATGTATTTTCACTAAGATGGATAAAGGCAGACATAGTAGTTTCGGATGGCATGATTGTTGCAATTGATGCTACAGGAAGTTATGAAGCTGTGCTCGAAGAAGATGCAGAAGGAAAGTATGTCATTCCCGGATTGATAGACGGACATATTCATATAGAATCTTCCATGGTCACTCCTGCTGAATTTGGTCGTATATTACTCCCCCATGGTATTACAACCGTTATTACGGACCCGCATGAGATAGCCAATGTAGCTGGATCGGAAGGGATTCAATTTATGCTTGATGATGCAACAAATAGCGAAATGGATATTCATGTGATGCTTCCATCCAGTGTTCCCGCAACTCCTATGGAACACGCAGGCGCTATTCTTCAGGCAAGTGACTTGCACCCCTTCCTTGAAAATGATGCAGTTCTAGGACTAGCAGAAGTAATGGACTTCCCCGCTGTACTATCTGCGGAGTCTAAAATGATGGACAAACTAAAAATGGCCATGGACGCGAAAGTAATAATTGATGGTCATGGCTCTGGACTTAACTCAGAGCAAATTACAGGTTACCGCGCAGCAGGTATTCAAACAGATCATGAATGCGTTACTGCTGACGAGGCATTAGACAGAGTTTCCCAAGGAATGTATGTCTTGATGAGAGAAGGCTCTGCAGCGAAAAATATACGAGATCTACTACCTGCCGTTAATACTCATAACGCTCGCCGATTCTTATTTTGTACAGATGACAAGCATTTAGATGAGCTCCTCGAAGAAGGCAGCATCAATCACGCAATCCGACTAGCTATAAATGATGGAATGGAGCCTCTCCAGGCCATTCAGTTAGCGACACTTAACGCAGCTGAATGTTACCAACTAACCGATAAAGGAGCTCTTGCCCCTGGTTATATTGCCGATTTCTTATTAGTTGAAAGCTTAGATGATTTAAGAGCCATTGCCGTTTGGAAAAATGGAGTAAAAGTTTCACAACATCAAGGAATGATTATGGAGGAATACAATATACAGGAACCATCCACTCGCCTAACTAGTACAGTGAAACTGCCTAATTTGTCGATAGATTCTTTTGCCATTCCTTTTACTAATGACGGAACGGCTAATGTTATGGAAATTATGCCAAACCAAATTACTACGAAAAAAAAAGTAATGAAAGTTCCAGTAGTAAACGGCCTATTCACAACAAGTGTAAAGCAGGATTTACTTAAGCTTGCCGTTATTGAACGCCATCACTCTCTCGGAACAATAGGTCTGGGAATCGTACATGGCTTCGGTTTGAAGCAAGGTGCTATTGCGACTACCATCGCACATGACTCACATAATCTCATCGTCTTAGGCACGAACGATGAGGATATGTTAAAAGCCAGCCAAGAATTAGAACAAATTCAAGGCGGATTCGTTATCGTCCAAGAAGGAAAGGTTCTCGCCTCCCTTTCTTTACCTATTGCAGGTTTAATGACAAATCGTCCAGCTAAAGAAATCGCACTGGAATTAGAAAAATTGCATGAAGCACTTTATATACTTCATCCAGATTTAGATTTCCATTTATTCTTAACATTATCTTTTATCAGCCTTCCTGTAATTCCAGAACTAAAACTGACAGATAGCGGACTATTCGATGTCGTCGAGTTCAAACATATTCCGATACAAGTAGATTAA
- a CDS encoding MMPL family transporter has product MTGLSNIVTRHYKAILGIWLLIFVILAVLAIRLPGLLEGDGFSTDGEHAEVMEELTKTFDFPAESLFVVFDQTSNSTIEDTLNEIEQLNLAESIQSPLEDDSLYKDHVAYAMLHFDSDADMTGAVDDIREAIDGEQGVTLTGGAAINKDINSASQKDLASAEAIGLPIAIIVLLLAFGSVVAAFIPLAIGIVTVVSAFGVMTLFSETMDLSIFVMNIIPMLGLALSIDFALLLINRYKEELAKNSIADAVQTAIQTAGRSIIFSAICVFIGLGAMLVMQVEIFQNIALGGMLVVTIAVLASITLLPALLMLLKERINKWTIIRVKPGATTRWRNFASFVMKRPVTLILVALIILGIGIIPVKNMELTIPQVDSLPESYDSREAYELMDQQFGLGEQSTVYMIADRSDGWDNTAGLEDIKNIENELLADNYVKSVNTIFTVSEIPTVEQWEQSLMVPEVEAQLTPLIDTFVQDNKLLVPVTLNLNGSSDEAQDWVREWSEKDLGVDFKLGGQPKFNQEIFDEIFDKVGWLLAIILGSTFIILMIAFRSILIPLKAIIMNIIGLASTFGILVYIFQYGHFGIEETTIALIIPVIVFSLVFGLSMDYEVFLISRIQEEYLKHQNNTLATVDGLTSTSKIITSAALIMIVITGAFAFTEVMPVKQIGVGIAIAVAIDASIIRLLLVPSLMKLFGKWNWWLPFRKGPYKAKKLH; this is encoded by the coding sequence ATGACAGGCTTGTCCAATATAGTGACACGTCACTATAAGGCGATATTAGGTATTTGGTTACTTATATTTGTAATTTTGGCAGTGTTGGCTATTCGTTTGCCAGGTCTATTAGAGGGCGATGGATTTAGTACAGACGGAGAACATGCAGAAGTGATGGAGGAATTAACGAAAACATTTGATTTTCCAGCAGAGTCCCTATTTGTCGTTTTTGATCAAACCTCCAATAGTACGATCGAAGACACATTAAATGAGATAGAACAGCTAAATCTTGCAGAGTCTATTCAATCTCCTTTAGAGGATGACTCTTTATATAAAGATCATGTTGCCTATGCCATGCTCCACTTCGACTCCGATGCTGATATGACTGGTGCAGTTGATGACATCAGGGAAGCTATTGACGGAGAGCAAGGAGTTACGTTGACAGGTGGTGCTGCTATTAACAAAGACATTAATAGTGCCAGTCAAAAAGACTTAGCTAGTGCAGAGGCAATAGGCTTACCGATAGCTATTATTGTATTACTACTTGCATTTGGTAGTGTCGTTGCAGCGTTTATCCCACTTGCCATTGGAATTGTAACGGTGGTCTCCGCTTTCGGAGTGATGACCTTATTTAGTGAGACGATGGATTTGTCGATTTTTGTTATGAACATTATCCCGATGCTTGGATTGGCATTAAGCATCGATTTTGCCCTATTACTCATCAATCGCTATAAAGAAGAGCTTGCTAAGAATTCGATAGCAGATGCAGTACAAACTGCTATTCAAACAGCTGGACGATCCATCATATTCTCTGCAATATGTGTATTTATAGGTTTAGGAGCAATGCTTGTCATGCAAGTCGAGATATTCCAAAACATTGCATTAGGTGGAATGCTCGTCGTAACTATTGCGGTATTGGCGTCTATTACTTTGCTCCCCGCTCTATTAATGCTTTTAAAAGAACGTATCAACAAATGGACGATTATTCGTGTAAAACCAGGTGCTACAACTAGATGGCGCAACTTCGCCTCGTTTGTTATGAAACGTCCTGTCACATTAATACTTGTTGCATTAATTATTTTAGGAATTGGGATAATACCAGTAAAGAATATGGAATTGACTATTCCTCAAGTGGACTCCCTTCCAGAGTCTTATGATTCTAGAGAAGCCTATGAGCTAATGGACCAACAATTTGGTTTAGGCGAACAGTCCACTGTTTACATGATTGCCGATCGATCAGATGGCTGGGATAATACTGCTGGCTTAGAGGACATAAAAAACATAGAAAATGAGTTACTCGCAGATAATTATGTCAAGTCGGTTAATACAATTTTCACAGTAAGTGAGATCCCAACCGTAGAGCAATGGGAACAAAGCTTAATGGTGCCAGAAGTCGAAGCTCAACTAACACCTTTAATAGATACATTTGTTCAAGACAATAAATTACTAGTACCAGTAACCCTAAATTTAAACGGTTCTTCCGATGAGGCACAGGACTGGGTACGAGAATGGTCAGAAAAAGATTTAGGCGTCGACTTTAAGCTAGGTGGCCAACCTAAATTCAATCAAGAAATTTTTGATGAAATATTCGACAAAGTAGGTTGGCTATTAGCAATTATTTTAGGCTCTACTTTTATCATTTTAATGATTGCGTTCCGTTCTATTCTAATACCATTGAAAGCGATTATTATGAACATCATTGGTCTAGCTTCCACTTTTGGAATTCTCGTATATATATTCCAATATGGACATTTTGGAATCGAAGAAACTACGATTGCATTAATCATTCCTGTTATTGTATTTAGTCTCGTATTTGGTTTAAGTATGGACTACGAGGTATTTTTAATCTCTCGTATACAGGAGGAATATTTAAAGCACCAAAATAATACATTAGCAACTGTTGATGGTTTGACTTCAACAAGTAAGATCATTACATCTGCAGCCCTAATCATGATTGTTATAACGGGAGCCTTTGCATTTACAGAGGTAATGCCTGTTAAACAGATTGGTGTTGGTATTGCGATTGCCGTAGCGATAGATGCATCTATCATTAGGTTATTGCTTGTTCCAAGTTTAATGAAGCTTTTCGGTAAATGGAACTGGTGGCTTCCTTTTAGAAAAGGGCCTTATAAAGCAAAAAAACTACATTAA
- a CDS encoding NAD(P)/FAD-dependent oxidoreductase, with protein sequence MNSEIYDVTIIGGGPTGLFASFYGGLRDLKVKIIDSLPQLGGQLMELYPDKYIYDIGGLPKILAKDLVANLEEQAAYSNPTICLEETAIALEKLPDYFALTTDKNVHYSKTILLTSGIGSFQPRKLNVPGAAEYEGKNLHYKVKNLENFRDSNVLVLGGGDSALDWSLMLEDVASNVTICHRKEQFTAHEMTIQQLQNSTVQVKTPYAIKEVIGDGEGIQEVVIVGKDKTEESIAVDHVLVNYGNVASLGPLKNWGLEMEKNSVVVNEKMETSVEGIYAAGDVCTHDGKVKLIAVGFGEVPIAISHIKAFIDPKARVQPKHSTSIFEEVK encoded by the coding sequence ATGAATAGTGAAATATACGATGTAACAATTATTGGTGGTGGTCCAACAGGTTTGTTCGCTTCGTTTTATGGAGGATTACGTGATTTAAAAGTGAAGATTATTGATAGTCTTCCACAGCTAGGCGGACAATTGATGGAGCTCTATCCTGATAAATATATTTATGATATCGGTGGTCTTCCGAAAATTTTAGCAAAAGATTTAGTAGCAAATTTAGAAGAGCAGGCTGCCTATAGTAATCCAACCATTTGCTTAGAGGAAACAGCAATAGCGTTAGAGAAGCTGCCAGATTATTTTGCGTTAACAACGGATAAAAATGTGCATTATTCCAAAACGATTTTACTTACTTCTGGGATTGGTTCATTTCAGCCGCGTAAGTTAAATGTTCCAGGAGCTGCTGAGTATGAAGGGAAAAACCTTCATTATAAAGTAAAAAATTTGGAGAATTTCCGGGATTCAAATGTACTTGTATTAGGTGGAGGAGATTCTGCACTCGACTGGTCCTTAATGTTAGAGGACGTTGCTTCGAACGTGACCATTTGTCATCGAAAAGAGCAATTTACTGCCCATGAAATGACCATTCAACAGCTTCAAAATTCTACTGTACAGGTCAAAACACCATATGCAATAAAAGAAGTAATTGGCGATGGCGAAGGAATCCAAGAAGTCGTGATTGTCGGTAAGGATAAAACCGAGGAAAGCATTGCAGTAGACCATGTTTTAGTGAACTACGGAAATGTTGCATCCCTCGGGCCCTTAAAGAACTGGGGTCTGGAAATGGAGAAAAATTCTGTAGTAGTCAATGAAAAAATGGAAACAAGTGTAGAAGGAATATATGCTGCTGGTGATGTATGTACGCATGATGGGAAAGTAAAACTGATTGCAGTAGGATTTGGAGAGGTTCCAATTGCTATTAGCCATATTAAAGCATTCATAGATCCAAAAGCACGTGTACAACCAAAGCACAGTACAAGTATTTTTGAAGAAGTAAAATAG
- a CDS encoding beta-carotene 15,15'-monooxygenase: protein MVYRKTKYANIAIALLFLVLSTNFLIYQSSVQDYLSLQLNTGAVVGSLIDLAIVVPLLMYAAFKLSIKQTIGIIVAGLVIARIFIPNEFFSPFTGILYAGIVIEMLLIIAEMILIFLVIWKIPKIRLQMKQANEGVLFSLLPSVEKIVTKNILIRVVMSEFLMMYYAFFSWKKKAPNHEGVVTMHKKTSAIAIHMMLIHAILIETIGLHWWLHDKSLILSIILLILNIYSVFFFLAEIQIMKLYPLEVKNGKLYISQGLSTRIIVPLNLIKEVNWGAKVPNKNTVQFVYKDFEPVEPQAIIHLSMPIEVTMFMGMKKSITEFAIRVDEPDRLKLILSNEEDTNHLT from the coding sequence ATGGTTTATCGTAAAACCAAGTATGCAAATATAGCGATTGCTTTACTTTTCCTAGTTCTTTCTACCAACTTTTTAATCTACCAATCCTCTGTACAGGACTATTTGTCTCTGCAACTCAATACTGGTGCTGTAGTAGGATCACTAATTGATTTAGCCATTGTAGTGCCACTTTTAATGTATGCAGCCTTTAAATTATCCATCAAGCAAACAATTGGAATAATCGTGGCTGGTCTAGTTATAGCAAGAATATTCATACCTAACGAGTTTTTTTCCCCGTTTACTGGAATACTTTACGCAGGCATCGTAATAGAGATGCTATTAATAATCGCAGAAATGATATTAATCTTTTTAGTCATTTGGAAAATACCCAAAATTCGATTACAAATGAAACAAGCGAATGAGGGAGTATTATTCAGTTTACTTCCATCGGTTGAAAAAATAGTGACTAAAAATATATTAATTCGGGTTGTGATGTCCGAATTTCTAATGATGTATTATGCATTTTTTTCATGGAAGAAGAAAGCTCCTAATCATGAAGGTGTTGTAACAATGCATAAAAAAACAAGTGCAATTGCCATCCATATGATGCTGATTCATGCAATTCTTATTGAAACAATAGGGCTCCATTGGTGGTTGCATGATAAATCCCTTATCCTATCAATTATATTATTAATCTTAAATATATACTCAGTGTTCTTCTTTTTGGCAGAAATTCAAATTATGAAATTATATCCTTTGGAAGTTAAAAACGGAAAACTGTATATTTCACAGGGTCTTAGCACCAGAATTATTGTTCCTCTTAACTTGATCAAAGAAGTAAACTGGGGAGCAAAAGTTCCAAATAAGAATACGGTACAGTTTGTATATAAAGATTTTGAACCTGTTGAACCGCAAGCAATTATACACCTCAGTATGCCAATTGAGGTAACAATGTTTATGGGGATGAAAAAAAGTATAACCGAATTTGCAATTCGTGTAGATGAACCGGACCGACTGAAGTTAATTCTTTCAAATGAAGAGGATACTAATCATTTGACCTAG
- a CDS encoding nucleotide excision repair endonuclease: MIKIELPKPTVTITQREQVLKEGEIEIPAIHGFIDFHQIPRDKGGIFFFYNKNDELLFVGKARKIRQRIKKHFEDNVSPMIKHRDEVYKISVCIVEEAMDREIYETYAINTQKSKYNIDKAFFR, translated from the coding sequence ATGATTAAAATTGAATTACCAAAACCAACTGTAACCATCACACAACGTGAACAAGTACTAAAAGAAGGCGAAATAGAAATCCCAGCAATTCATGGATTTATCGACTTCCATCAAATCCCTCGTGATAAAGGTGGCATTTTCTTTTTCTACAATAAGAATGATGAACTTTTATTCGTTGGTAAAGCGCGTAAAATTAGACAGCGTATTAAAAAACACTTTGAAGACAATGTTTCACCGATGATTAAACATCGTGATGAAGTGTACAAAATCAGTGTTTGTATTGTAGAAGAGGCAATGGATCGTGAAATTTACGAAACATACGCTATCAATACTCAAAAATCGAAATACAATATCGACAAAGCATTTTTTAGATAA
- a CDS encoding dipeptidase — translation MKVYDLHCDVLYKLAKAENTISFADSPKLQASKKALEAGGIALQVFAVFVSEGFPKEQLFLEAIRQIEFFHTEIVGKDDNIISIYEWEQLGSLKEGQIGAVLSLEGLDMIDGDMHKLKLLLSHGVKLVGLTWNGANKLADGSSEESSTGLTPFGEEVVTLLNEQNIIVDVSHLSEQSFWDVLPKAKWLMASHSNAKALCNSSRNLTDNQIKALIAKNSPIHVVYYPPFINDTKKSVEIKDLVEHIEHIISLGGKHLVGLGSDFDGISEFVLGLEDASKTQNIVRELLESYTMEEVEGFTSQNFERFVMRISKEA, via the coding sequence ATGAAAGTTTATGATTTACACTGTGATGTACTTTACAAATTAGCAAAAGCGGAGAATACTATTTCATTTGCAGATTCTCCAAAACTCCAAGCAAGTAAAAAAGCGTTGGAGGCTGGAGGAATTGCACTTCAAGTGTTTGCGGTATTTGTTTCGGAAGGATTTCCTAAGGAACAGTTATTCTTGGAGGCAATTCGTCAAATTGAGTTTTTCCACACGGAAATTGTGGGGAAGGATGACAATATTATCTCCATATATGAATGGGAGCAACTTGGATCACTAAAAGAAGGACAAATTGGAGCCGTCTTATCACTAGAAGGACTTGATATGATAGACGGAGACATGCATAAGCTGAAGCTATTACTATCTCACGGTGTGAAATTAGTCGGTCTTACTTGGAATGGAGCAAACAAATTAGCGGATGGTTCTTCCGAAGAATCTAGTACTGGGTTAACCCCATTTGGAGAAGAAGTCGTGACTTTGTTGAACGAGCAAAATATAATTGTTGATGTTTCTCATTTGAGTGAACAATCTTTTTGGGATGTTCTTCCTAAAGCGAAATGGCTGATGGCAAGTCATTCCAATGCAAAGGCTCTATGCAACTCCTCAAGAAACTTAACTGACAATCAAATAAAAGCACTAATTGCCAAAAATAGTCCTATCCATGTTGTATATTATCCACCATTTATAAATGATACTAAGAAGTCAGTAGAGATAAAGGACTTGGTGGAGCATATAGAACATATCATTTCTCTTGGTGGTAAGCATCTTGTAGGTTTAGGTTCCGACTTTGATGGGATTAGTGAATTTGTATTAGGTTTGGAAGATGCATCCAAAACACAAAATATAGTAAGAGAATTATTAGAAAGCTATACAATGGAGGAAGTTGAAGGGTTCACATCACAAAATTTCGAACGATTCGTGATGCGAATTAGCAAGGAGGCATAA
- a CDS encoding DinB family protein, protein MIRNIEDFLTDWQHESDSTLKILEALTDESLQQRVSEEGRTLGKLAWHLVTSIDEMIGRTGLQFSATPHETPQPLTAKEMVEAYRESSNSIVKAIKEQWTDESLIEEKDMYGELWTVATVLQTLIYHQIHHRGQMTILMRQAGLPVPGMYGPSKDEWLAFGEEAPE, encoded by the coding sequence ATGATTAGAAACATAGAAGACTTTTTAACCGATTGGCAGCATGAAAGTGATTCGACTCTGAAAATTTTAGAAGCATTGACAGATGAGTCATTACAGCAAAGAGTGTCCGAAGAAGGGCGTACCCTCGGTAAGCTTGCGTGGCATCTCGTTACAAGTATAGATGAAATGATAGGGAGAACTGGACTGCAATTTTCCGCAACTCCACATGAAACACCCCAGCCATTGACTGCGAAAGAAATGGTGGAGGCATATAGAGAGTCTAGTAATTCAATTGTTAAGGCTATAAAAGAACAATGGACGGATGAAAGCCTTATAGAAGAAAAAGATATGTACGGAGAACTATGGACAGTTGCGACCGTTTTGCAAACCTTAATCTACCATCAAATACATCACCGTGGGCAGATGACGATACTTATGCGACAAGCCGGATTACCAGTTCCGGGTATGTATGGACCATCGAAGGATGAATGGCTGGCATTTGGTGAAGAAGCACCAGAGTGA
- a CDS encoding alpha/beta hydrolase, producing the protein MNHVFYKGEDSSRPTLLLLHGTGGNEHDLVGLGKEIDTAANILSVRGNVLENGMPRFFKRLAEGVFDLEDLQLRTEELKKFIDEAAVKYEFDRDNVVAIGYSNGANIAANILFEYENVLKGSILHHPMVPRRGVELPDMPKTPVFIGAGKNDQMCPATESEDLQDLLQGAGAEVELYWHAYGHQLTQDEVQAAKQWYQSKF; encoded by the coding sequence ATGAACCATGTTTTTTATAAAGGTGAGGATTCCTCGCGACCAACACTATTACTTTTACACGGAACAGGTGGAAATGAGCATGATTTAGTTGGCCTTGGTAAAGAAATAGATACGGCCGCTAATATTTTGAGTGTGCGCGGAAATGTTTTAGAAAATGGAATGCCACGATTCTTTAAACGTTTAGCGGAAGGGGTCTTTGATTTAGAAGATTTACAGCTTAGAACGGAAGAATTGAAAAAATTCATCGATGAAGCAGCGGTAAAGTATGAATTTGATCGAGATAATGTAGTGGCGATTGGTTATTCCAACGGTGCCAATATTGCTGCAAATATTTTATTTGAATATGAAAATGTACTGAAGGGTTCCATTTTACATCACCCAATGGTTCCTAGACGTGGTGTAGAATTACCGGATATGCCAAAAACTCCTGTATTCATCGGAGCTGGTAAAAATGATCAGATGTGTCCAGCAACAGAATCAGAGGATCTACAGGACTTGCTGCAAGGAGCGGGAGCAGAGGTAGAGCTTTACTGGCATGCATATGGTCACCAATTAACTCAAGATGAAGTGCAAGCAGCGAAACAATGGTACCAGTCGAAATTCTAA
- a CDS encoding YobA family protein: MKGKYTVGIVISIILIAIGASFYFIMQFFEDNPTQPQQPTTYTEGIIIDIQDTSILVIGGLSVDEAKNMSVEEALEAGNDAIWFSLTMDQRSRLKLHDEVKVGYTTLEESYPAQGTAKTIEKINE, encoded by the coding sequence ATGAAAGGGAAGTATACGGTAGGAATAGTAATTAGTATCATACTAATTGCAATTGGTGCGAGCTTTTATTTTATTATGCAGTTTTTTGAAGATAATCCTACTCAACCGCAACAACCAACAACATACACAGAGGGAATTATTATCGATATTCAAGATACCTCTATTTTAGTAATTGGTGGTTTATCAGTTGATGAGGCCAAAAATATGTCGGTGGAAGAAGCACTGGAAGCTGGTAATGACGCTATATGGTTTTCTTTGACTATGGATCAGCGTAGTCGATTAAAGTTACACGATGAAGTGAAGGTTGGATATACCACTCTTGAAGAATCATACCCTGCTCAAGGGACGGCCAAGACGATTGAAAAGATAAATGAATGA